In Rhineura floridana isolate rRhiFlo1 chromosome 6, rRhiFlo1.hap2, whole genome shotgun sequence, one genomic interval encodes:
- the PTBP2 gene encoding polypyrimidine tract-binding protein 2 isoform X5, whose amino-acid sequence MDGAPSRVLHIRKLPGEVTETEVIALGLPFGKVTNILMLKGKNQAFLELATEEAAITMVNYYSAVTPHLRNQPIYIQYSNHKELKTDNTLNQRAQAVLQAVTAVQTTNTSISGTTVSESAVTPAQSPVLRIIIDNMYYPVTLDVLHQIFSKFGAVLKIITFTKNNQFQALLQYGDPVNAQQAKLALDGQNIYNACCTLRIDFSKLVNLNVKYNNDKSRDYTRPDLPSGDGQPALDPAIAAAFAKETSLLAVPGALSPLGIPNAAAAAAAAAAGRVGMPGVSAGGNTVLLVSNLNEEMVTPQSLFTLFGVYGDVQRVKILYNKKDSALIQMADGNQSQLAMSHLNGQKMYGKIIRVTLSKHQTVQLPREGLDDQGLTKDFGNSPLHRFKKPGSKNFQNIFPPSATLHLSNIPPSVSEDDLRMLFANTGGTVKAFKFFQRDHKMALLQMSTVEEAIQALIDLHNYNLGENHHLRVSFSKSTI is encoded by the exons gcTTTTTTGGaattggcaacagaagaagcTGCAATCACTATGGTCAATTATTATTCTGCTGTGACACCTCACCTTCGTAATCAACCCATTTATATCCAGTACTCAAACCATAAAGAATTAAAGACTGACAATACACTGAATCAG CGAGCTCAAGCTGTTCTACAGGCAGTGACTGCAGTACAAACAACAAATACTTCCATAAGTGGAACCACAGTTAGTGAGAGCGCAGTAACTCCAGCTCAGAGTCCTGTCCTTAGAATAATTATTGACAACATGTATTATCCTGTAACTCTTGATGTTCTCCACCAA ATATTCTCCAAATTTGGTGCAGTTTTGAAAATAATCACATTCACAAAAAATAACCAATTTCAAGCACTATTACAGTATGGTGATCCAGTAAACGCCCAACAAGCAAAACTA GCATTAGATGGTCAGAATATTTATAACGCCTGTTGTACCTTACGGATTGATTTTTCCAAATTGGTCAACTTGAATGTAAAGTATAATAATGATAAAAGTAGGGATTATACTCGCCCTGACCTTCCCTCTGGTGATGGCCAACCAGCTTTGGACCCAGCTATTGCTGCTGCCTTTGCAAAGGAGACCTCCCTTCTAG CTGTTCCTGGAGCGCTGAGTCCATTGGGTAttccaaatgctgctgctgctgcagcggcAGCTGCTGCTGGCCGTGTGGGTATGCCTGGAGTTTCGGCTGGTGGCAACACTGTCCTCCTGGTTAGCAATTTAAATGAAGAG ATGGTTACGCCCCAAAGTCTGTTTACCCTCTTCG GTGTTTATGGGGATGTGCAGCGTGTGAAGATATTGTACAATAAGAAAGACAGTGCACTTATACAGATGGCTGATGGAAACCAATCGCAGCTCG ccaTGAGCCATCTGAATGGACAGAAAATGTATGGAAAGATTATTCGTGTTACTCTTTCCAAACACCAGACAGTTCAACTACCTCGAGAAGGTCTTGATGACCAAGGACTGACAAAAGACTTTGGCAATTCACCGCTTCATCGTTTCAAGAAGCCTGGCTCAAAAAACTTTCAGAAtatttttcctccatctgcaactCTACATTTATCTAATATCCC ACCATCAGTATCTGAAGATGACCTACGCATGCTGTTTGCTAATACTGGGGGCACTGTGAAAGCATTTAAATTTTTTCA AAGAGATCACAAGATGGCTCTTCTTCAGATGTCAACTGTAGAAGAAGCTATCCAGGCTTTGATTGATCTGCATAATTACAATCTTGGAGAAAATCATCATCTGAGAGTTTCTTTTTCCAAATCAACCATTTGA